DNA from Ralstonia insidiosa:
CCAGGAAGAAGCCCACCAGCCAGCACCAGAACGAAATCTTGCCCCAGCGCTCGTTGAGCGTGAAACCGAACACCTTCGGGAACCAGAAGCTGATCCCGGCCAGGCAGCCGAACACGACGCCGCCGATGATCACGTTGTGGAAGTGCGCCACCAGGAACAGGCTGTTGTGCAGCACGAAGTCGGCACCGGGCACGGCCAGCAGCACGCCGGTCATGCCGCCCACGGCAAACGTCACCATGAAGCCGATGGTCCACAGCGTTGCGGAGTGATAGCGGATGCGGCCGCGATACATCGTGAAGAGCCAGTTGAATAGCTTCACGCCGGTGGGGATCGAGATGATCGACGTCATGATCCCGAAGAAGGCGTTGACGTTGGCCCCCGAGCCCATGGTGAAGAAGTGGTGCAGCCACACGAAGAACGACAGCACGCCGATCGACGAGGTGGCGTACACCATCGACTTGTAGCCGAACAGCGGCTTGCGCGAGAACGTGGCGATGATCTCCGAGAAGGCGCCGAACGCCGGCAGGATCAGCACGTAGACCTCGGGGTGTCCCCACACCCAGATCAGGTTCACGTACATCATGGCGTTGCCGCCCAGCTCGTTGGTGAAGAAGTGCATGCCGAGCACGCGGTCAGCCGTGAGCAGCGCGAGCGTGGCGGTCAGCACCGGGAAGATCGCCAGGATCAGGATGTTGGTGATCAGCGCCGTCCAGGTGAACACCGGCATCTTCATCAGTCCCATCGTCGGGGCGCGCATGCGCAGGATGGTGACGATGAAGTTGATGCCGGTGAGCGTGGTGCCCAGGCCGGATATCTGCAATGACCAGATGTAGTAGTCGACCCCGGGTGTCGGGCTGTATCCCAGTTCCGACAACGGCGGATAGGCCACCCACCCCGTCGCGGCAAAATCGCCCACGAACATCGACAGCATGACCAGCACCGCGCCCATGGCCGAGAGCCAGAAGCTCAGCGAATTGACGAACGGGAAGGCCACGTCGCGCGCGCCGATCTGCAGCGGCACGATCACGTTCATCAGGCCGAGCACCAGCGGCGTGGCCACGAAGAAGATCATGATCACGCCGTGCGCGGTGAAGATCTGGTCGTAGTGGTGCGGCGGCAGGTAGCCCGCGGCGTCGCCGTAGGCGATGGCCTGCTGGGCGCGCATCATGATGGCATCGGCAAAGCCGCGCAGCAGCATGATCAGCGCCATGATGATGTACATGACGCCGATCTTCTTGTGGTCGACCGAGCAGATCCATTCGGTCCACAGGTACTTCCATTTGCCGAAGTACGTGATGGCCGCCACCAGTGCGGCACCCCCGAGCAGCACAGCAACCATCACCACCATGATGATGGGCTCGTGCAGTGGGATGGCTTGAAGATTGAG
Protein-coding regions in this window:
- the cyoB gene encoding cytochrome o ubiquinol oxidase subunit I; protein product: MLGKLNLQAIPLHEPIIMVVMVAVLLGGAALVAAITYFGKWKYLWTEWICSVDHKKIGVMYIIMALIMLLRGFADAIMMRAQQAIAYGDAAGYLPPHHYDQIFTAHGVIMIFFVATPLVLGLMNVIVPLQIGARDVAFPFVNSLSFWLSAMGAVLVMLSMFVGDFAATGWVAYPPLSELGYSPTPGVDYYIWSLQISGLGTTLTGINFIVTILRMRAPTMGLMKMPVFTWTALITNILILAIFPVLTATLALLTADRVLGMHFFTNELGGNAMMYVNLIWVWGHPEVYVLILPAFGAFSEIIATFSRKPLFGYKSMVYATSSIGVLSFFVWLHHFFTMGSGANVNAFFGIMTSIISIPTGVKLFNWLFTMYRGRIRYHSATLWTIGFMVTFAVGGMTGVLLAVPGADFVLHNSLFLVAHFHNVIIGGVVFGCLAGISFWFPKVFGFTLNERWGKISFWCWLVGFFLAFMPLYVLGFKGMTRRMNHYANVDWHPYLVVALVGAAVIGMGILAMLVQLVVSIRDRHQNRDLTGDPWDARSLEWSTASPAPFYNFAHVPTITSLEQHWDDKESGKAWKQPDRYEDIHMPCNTASGFIVSCFGLLLSFAVVWHMWAIAIAGLVGAIATFILRSYDRDTDYYVPAAEVERIERARYVQLQNAA